One segment of Micromonospora parathelypteridis DNA contains the following:
- a CDS encoding RHS repeat domain-containing protein: protein MLKFLPKVGGRRRATGVALGVLLASTSGVVVAPAHAAPPQKAAQPTQAPPAQPASPGSPDKRVLGPSNAPVSQLAGPISVPLGTGPVRNGTFSTFQLTDRLTAQVNTGSGNLLIRSTDLVLPGIADSLVLGAAYNSLLTGSEVPTGSLGYSWRTRAGVDVRLIKADDNSVTYVAADGVIGRFTPSGSGYTAAKEFKATLTTDGTGWKVVEHDSGRKLFFTSAGQLDRSQDRNDGVTDYSYDSSGRLTTLTSNRGATGVRTAKVLYGSNGYLSAIEQTVAGGQYRSVKYSYASNGNLTQIRSATGTDTRFEYDSSRRVTMISGGIQGSALGNATTITYDAAHRVTSLTRAFQPENPTAGATTRWAYPSATQTLVADANTNQSQPVTSVPRSTYTVNADKRVTSLVDPDGKVRNFSYTPNLDLASTQSGTGATTTISYGANGGQSPTQVVTPTGAKASLAYVNVATPTNPTANFQPSSGSDSQGNSTSYTYNGAGNQLSTTDALAAVAMVEYNTDGTIASSTDPGNGTNRTTYQYDANKQLTSITPPTGTTLGARQFSYDEFGRVRTATDGTGRTQEYEYDLDDRVTRIKYSDIPDVAYEYDGGGNVYARIDGNAYQNFFYDRLNRLTGRRTGSVGGLWYVYDPVGNLIEQQDERGSSYYTYNARNLLTKLVAANGTYTFGYDDEGQRTSTRLAVSSVTVAETVNTLDQSGRISRTTSKRWQGGTASTVFDVSYCYAKRVGTSACSTVKADDTGLRQWQTDHHRAGAVSLYTYDKGNRLTKATDIDGKTYDYAYDSNGNRTSEKVNGVTRQTLTYNAGNQITSSGYSHDGAGNQLGGSALRDFEYNSAGQLMRGFTAGGAELGWAYNGADQIELGWKGTPRFEYEYSFGRNDQNGQSVVQSYTVPGTYGRHFVERDQLGTPVGFRGKTGSTFHHYFYVFDGLGSVVALIKYDGSLSGSYTYDPYGKVVKTVGSSNEIIDNAIGFASGTRHDDLTKFGRRWYDPNTGRFTQQDSLSFLANPAIGNRYAYAASNPVNYVDPTGLAPSAACLLALGASVAGALGTAAAVATAAAAAPLTLGASLGVAAAGVGALTASAGAIVACKA, encoded by the coding sequence ATGCTCAAGTTCCTACCGAAGGTGGGTGGCCGACGACGGGCCACCGGAGTCGCGCTGGGCGTCCTGCTGGCGTCGACATCCGGTGTGGTGGTCGCACCGGCGCACGCCGCGCCGCCGCAGAAGGCTGCGCAGCCCACCCAGGCACCACCGGCCCAGCCCGCGTCACCCGGCTCGCCGGACAAGCGTGTGCTGGGGCCGTCGAACGCTCCGGTCAGCCAGCTCGCCGGACCGATCTCCGTGCCGCTCGGCACCGGGCCGGTCCGCAACGGAACGTTCAGCACGTTCCAACTGACCGACCGGTTGACCGCCCAGGTCAACACCGGCTCGGGAAACCTGCTCATCCGTAGCACCGACCTGGTCCTGCCGGGCATCGCGGACAGCCTCGTGCTGGGCGCGGCCTACAACAGTCTTCTCACCGGCAGCGAGGTGCCGACCGGCTCGCTCGGCTACAGCTGGCGTACGCGGGCCGGTGTGGACGTCAGGCTGATCAAGGCGGACGACAACTCCGTCACGTACGTCGCGGCCGACGGCGTCATCGGGCGGTTCACCCCGAGCGGGTCCGGCTACACCGCCGCCAAGGAGTTCAAGGCGACGCTCACCACCGACGGCACCGGGTGGAAGGTGGTCGAGCACGACAGCGGCCGGAAACTCTTCTTCACCTCAGCCGGGCAACTGGACCGCAGCCAGGACCGCAACGACGGCGTCACCGACTACAGCTACGACTCCAGCGGCCGGTTGACCACGTTGACCTCCAACCGGGGCGCCACGGGCGTCCGCACCGCGAAGGTGCTCTACGGCTCGAACGGCTACCTTTCGGCGATCGAGCAGACCGTCGCCGGTGGGCAGTACCGCAGCGTGAAGTACAGCTACGCCAGCAACGGCAACCTGACCCAGATCCGTTCCGCCACCGGGACGGACACCCGTTTCGAGTACGACTCGTCGCGGCGGGTCACCATGATCTCGGGCGGTATCCAGGGCTCCGCGCTCGGGAACGCCACCACGATCACCTATGACGCGGCGCACCGGGTCACCTCGTTGACCAGGGCCTTCCAGCCGGAGAACCCGACGGCGGGCGCCACCACCCGGTGGGCGTACCCGTCGGCCACCCAGACGCTCGTCGCCGACGCCAACACCAACCAGTCGCAGCCGGTCACCTCGGTGCCGCGCAGCACGTACACGGTCAACGCCGACAAGCGGGTGACGAGCCTGGTCGACCCCGATGGCAAGGTCCGCAACTTCTCCTACACCCCGAACCTGGACCTGGCGTCGACGCAGAGCGGCACCGGCGCAACCACCACGATCTCGTACGGGGCGAACGGTGGGCAGTCGCCGACCCAGGTCGTCACGCCGACCGGGGCGAAAGCCTCCCTCGCCTACGTGAACGTGGCGACACCCACCAACCCGACGGCGAACTTCCAGCCGTCGTCCGGCTCGGACAGCCAGGGCAACAGCACCTCGTACACGTACAACGGGGCGGGCAACCAGCTGTCCACGACGGACGCCCTGGCGGCCGTGGCCATGGTCGAGTACAACACCGACGGCACGATCGCCTCGTCAACCGACCCCGGCAACGGCACGAACAGGACCACCTACCAGTACGACGCCAACAAGCAGCTGACCTCGATCACCCCACCGACGGGGACGACGCTCGGCGCTCGTCAGTTCAGCTACGACGAGTTCGGCCGGGTACGCACGGCGACCGACGGCACCGGACGGACCCAGGAGTACGAGTACGACCTGGACGACCGGGTCACCCGGATCAAGTACTCGGACATCCCCGACGTCGCCTACGAGTACGACGGCGGCGGCAACGTCTACGCCCGCATCGACGGCAACGCGTACCAGAACTTCTTCTACGACCGGCTGAACCGGCTCACCGGCCGACGGACCGGCAGCGTCGGCGGGTTGTGGTACGTCTACGACCCGGTCGGCAACCTCATCGAGCAGCAGGACGAGCGCGGCAGCTCGTACTACACCTACAACGCCCGCAACCTGCTCACCAAGCTGGTGGCCGCCAACGGCACCTACACCTTCGGGTACGACGACGAGGGGCAGCGCACCTCCACCAGGTTGGCGGTCTCCTCGGTGACCGTGGCCGAGACCGTCAACACCCTCGACCAGTCCGGCCGGATCAGCCGGACCACCAGCAAGCGCTGGCAGGGCGGCACGGCCAGCACCGTCTTCGACGTCTCCTACTGCTACGCCAAGCGGGTCGGCACCTCGGCCTGCTCGACCGTCAAGGCCGACGACACCGGCCTGCGGCAGTGGCAGACCGACCACCACCGCGCCGGTGCGGTGAGCCTCTACACCTACGACAAGGGCAACCGGCTCACCAAGGCCACCGACATCGACGGCAAGACCTACGACTACGCGTACGACAGCAACGGCAACCGCACCTCGGAGAAGGTGAACGGGGTCACCAGGCAGACGCTGACGTACAACGCCGGCAACCAGATCACCAGCTCCGGTTACTCCCACGACGGGGCCGGCAACCAGCTCGGCGGTTCGGCGCTGCGCGACTTCGAGTACAACTCCGCCGGGCAGCTGATGCGCGGCTTCACGGCCGGGGGCGCCGAGCTCGGTTGGGCGTACAACGGGGCCGACCAGATCGAGCTGGGCTGGAAGGGCACGCCCCGGTTCGAGTACGAGTACTCCTTCGGCCGCAACGACCAGAACGGCCAGAGCGTGGTGCAGAGCTACACCGTGCCGGGCACCTACGGCCGGCACTTCGTCGAGCGTGACCAGCTCGGCACGCCGGTCGGTTTCCGGGGCAAGACCGGTAGTACCTTCCACCACTACTTCTACGTGTTCGACGGGCTGGGCTCGGTGGTCGCCCTGATCAAGTACGACGGCTCACTGTCCGGCTCCTACACCTACGACCCGTACGGCAAGGTGGTCAAGACGGTTGGCAGCAGCAACGAGATCATCGACAACGCGATCGGTTTCGCCAGCGGCACCCGTCACGACGACCTGACCAAGTTCGGTCGGCGCTGGTACGACCCGAACACCGGGCGCTTCACCCAACAGGACAGCCTGAGCTTCCTGGCGAACCCGGCCATCGGTAACCGGTACGCGTACGCCGCCAGCAACCCGGTGAACTATGTCGACCCGACCGGCCTCGCACCCAGCGCCGCCTGCTTGCTAGCCCTGGGGGCGTCTGTGGCTGGAGCGCTGGGCACGGCCGCAGCAGTTGCCACAGCAGCCGCCGCCGCACCGCTGACGCTCGGGGCCTCCCTGGGCGTCGCCGCAGCGGGCGTAGGTGCGCTCACCGCCAGTGCGGGTGCGATCGTCGCCTGCAAAGCATGA
- a CDS encoding Gfo/Idh/MocA family protein: MTTTAQTRFGIVGSGWRGEFFLRLARLLPEQFRVTGVVTRTESRGSVVAAEWGVETFRTTAELLAHERPDFVIVSVPWPVTPDVTRELVAAGVPVLAETPPAPDLAGLGSLWADVGGSGLVQVAEQYLLMPGHAARLELVRAGVLGEPTSVQISSTHLYHAVSLIRGLLGVGFDAAEVSARTFVAPLANPLSPAGWSGDGTPQQLTTTLATIDFDGRMGLYDFTDNQWWNPLRARRLVVRGSLGELVDDRVVRLVDPTTPVESTLVRRQTGLDLNLEGLDLKHISFDGDVVYRNPFVGSGMSDDDIAVADILARTGAWAREEGPAPYPLAEACQDHLISLAIEESVRTGRPVVAATQAWAR, translated from the coding sequence ATGACAACGACGGCCCAGACCCGGTTCGGCATCGTCGGCAGCGGCTGGCGGGGGGAGTTCTTCCTACGCCTGGCTCGGCTTCTGCCGGAGCAGTTCCGGGTGACCGGGGTGGTGACGCGTACCGAATCACGAGGTTCCGTGGTGGCGGCCGAATGGGGCGTGGAGACCTTCCGCACGACCGCCGAACTGCTCGCTCACGAGCGACCGGACTTCGTCATCGTGTCGGTGCCCTGGCCCGTGACCCCGGACGTGACCCGCGAGCTGGTCGCGGCCGGCGTACCGGTGCTCGCCGAAACGCCACCCGCCCCCGACCTGGCGGGGCTGGGCTCGCTCTGGGCCGACGTCGGGGGCAGCGGTCTGGTGCAGGTCGCCGAGCAGTATCTGTTGATGCCGGGGCATGCGGCCCGCCTGGAGCTGGTCCGCGCCGGGGTGCTCGGCGAGCCGACCTCGGTCCAGATCTCCTCGACGCACCTCTACCACGCGGTCTCGCTGATCCGTGGCCTGCTCGGCGTCGGGTTCGACGCCGCAGAGGTCAGCGCGCGGACCTTCGTCGCGCCGCTCGCCAACCCGCTGTCACCGGCTGGCTGGAGTGGTGACGGCACCCCGCAGCAGCTCACCACCACCCTCGCGACAATCGATTTCGACGGGCGGATGGGGTTGTACGACTTCACCGACAACCAGTGGTGGAATCCGCTGCGTGCCCGTCGGCTGGTGGTGCGGGGTTCGCTCGGTGAGCTGGTCGACGACCGGGTCGTGCGCCTGGTCGACCCGACCACACCGGTGGAGTCGACCCTGGTGCGACGGCAGACCGGTCTCGACCTGAACCTGGAGGGGCTCGACCTGAAGCACATCAGCTTCGACGGCGACGTCGTCTATCGCAATCCGTTCGTCGGCAGTGGAATGTCGGACGACGACATCGCGGTGGCGGACATCCTCGCGCGCACCGGTGCGTGGGCACGAGAGGAGGGCCCGGCGCCGTATCCCCTCGCCGAGGCCTGCCAGGACCATCTGATCAGCCTCGCCATCGAAGAGTCGGTCCGCACCGGACGGCCGGTCGTCGCCGCCACGCAGGCGTGGGCACGGTGA
- a CDS encoding 4'-phosphopantetheinyl transferase family protein, whose translation MRDLLPSTVAVAVAGPADWASELLPAEQACLGEQAVPTRRRDFAAGRACARRALTHLGLPPTAVPAAADRAPVWPAGVVGAITHTTGYCAAAAAHTTDIRSVGIDAELHREVNPGVRRLVLLPEEEANCARLPSGIHWPIVLFSAKETVYKVWYPIVESWLDFHDARLDLDPDAGTFTARIAQARVDAATADDAPASISGRFVVADGLVRTAAVLSLR comes from the coding sequence ATGCGTGATCTGCTGCCGTCGACGGTCGCGGTGGCCGTCGCCGGTCCGGCCGACTGGGCCAGCGAGCTGCTCCCCGCCGAGCAGGCGTGCCTCGGCGAGCAGGCCGTGCCGACCCGCCGGCGGGACTTCGCCGCTGGGAGGGCCTGCGCCCGCAGGGCTCTGACCCATCTCGGCCTGCCACCGACCGCCGTACCGGCCGCCGCCGACCGTGCGCCGGTCTGGCCCGCTGGGGTGGTCGGTGCCATCACCCACACCACCGGCTACTGCGCCGCCGCGGCGGCGCACACCACCGACATCCGGTCCGTCGGAATAGACGCCGAGCTGCACCGCGAGGTCAATCCAGGAGTACGCAGACTCGTGCTGCTGCCCGAGGAGGAGGCCAACTGCGCGCGGTTGCCCAGCGGCATCCACTGGCCGATCGTGCTGTTCAGTGCCAAGGAGACCGTCTACAAGGTCTGGTACCCGATCGTCGAGAGTTGGTTGGACTTCCACGACGCTCGGCTCGATCTTGATCCGGACGCGGGCACGTTCACGGCGCGGATCGCGCAGGCTCGGGTGGACGCCGCGACTGCCGACGACGCACCAGCATCGATCAGCGGCCGCTTCGTGGTCGCCGACGGGCTGGTCCGCACCGCCGCCGTGCTATCCCTGCGTTAG
- a CDS encoding peptidase, with translation MRTALFRSLAALLATGGAALLPAAAVAAPTPSPGATPVNRAGTSFLSATPIAAGQPVRVDASIGDHLYWSFPATAGQVHEISATVTFPKGRSGASTWTVDVFDGLRRRQACTAGAQTPTVDAKATSVALGCTLREVRPWAEPWSADPLPGTYVVRLSVIDLPEPDLGAPIDVDLLVGTIADRGASADDGELAAPLVPNTKAGTVLNAVPPVDPEADDESDPLADWLPDLGSRWVWTGIGGVLAAVAGVVGFAMTRRPRRR, from the coding sequence ATGCGAACCGCACTGTTCCGGTCGCTGGCGGCGCTGCTCGCCACTGGCGGGGCCGCGCTGCTTCCCGCCGCGGCCGTCGCCGCCCCGACGCCCTCCCCCGGTGCCACGCCCGTGAACCGGGCCGGCACGTCGTTCCTCAGCGCCACCCCGATCGCCGCCGGGCAACCGGTACGGGTCGACGCCTCGATCGGCGACCACCTCTACTGGTCGTTCCCGGCGACGGCCGGTCAGGTGCACGAGATCAGTGCCACCGTCACCTTCCCGAAGGGGCGCAGCGGCGCCTCCACCTGGACGGTGGACGTCTTCGACGGGTTGCGCCGACGCCAGGCGTGCACCGCGGGGGCGCAGACCCCCACCGTGGACGCGAAGGCGACGAGCGTGGCGCTGGGCTGCACGCTGCGCGAGGTACGGCCGTGGGCGGAGCCCTGGTCGGCCGATCCGCTGCCCGGCACGTACGTCGTCCGGCTCTCCGTGATCGACCTGCCGGAGCCGGATCTGGGTGCGCCGATCGACGTGGACCTGCTGGTCGGCACCATCGCCGACCGGGGCGCCTCGGCCGACGACGGTGAGTTGGCCGCACCGCTGGTGCCGAACACCAAGGCGGGCACGGTGCTCAACGCCGTACCCCCGGTGGACCCGGAGGCCGACGACGAGAGCGACCCGCTCGCGGACTGGTTGCCGGACCTCGGTTCGCGCTGGGTCTGGACCGGCATCGGCGGCGTGCTCGCCGCCGTGGCCGGCGTCGTCGGTTTCGCGATGACCCGGCGGCCCCGGCGTCGCTGA
- a CDS encoding VWA domain-containing protein has product MINFRRSAAVLCGLLATTALAGAVPAQADEEPVPEPPRVELVLDVSGSMGAADIDGRSRISVAQQAFNEVVDALPEQTQLGIRVLGATYRGKDKKVGCQDTQQIVPVGPVDRSAAKAAVATLRPTGFTPVGLALRSAAQDLGTGATTRRIVLITDGEDTCAPPDPCEVARELAAQGTSLVVDTLGLAPDEKVRRQLLCIASATGGTYTAAQSAEELTDRIKQLVERAGDTHTRAPTVVGGADACPSAPLLAPGVYADREAFSEHRYYRVPVRPGQELRASVSMALDRPVNRDYGVLLRATAADGRELVRGADAGSGRADVLSAGLRWSATADDEDAAEAEETAAAVVEPTTVCLVVSNSFAPRPGTAATPGMPVELTIDVVAAAPAPDGPDLGRGWVLLALLTVAGLITGLLAGLLTRWWVATWREN; this is encoded by the coding sequence GTGATCAACTTCAGACGATCGGCGGCCGTCCTCTGCGGACTGTTGGCGACCACCGCGCTGGCCGGGGCGGTCCCGGCGCAGGCCGACGAGGAGCCGGTGCCGGAGCCTCCCCGGGTCGAGCTGGTGCTCGACGTCAGCGGCTCGATGGGCGCCGCCGACATCGACGGACGCAGCCGGATCTCGGTGGCCCAGCAGGCCTTCAACGAGGTGGTGGACGCCCTGCCGGAGCAGACCCAGCTCGGCATCCGGGTGCTCGGCGCGACCTACCGAGGCAAGGACAAGAAGGTCGGCTGCCAGGACACGCAGCAGATCGTGCCGGTCGGCCCGGTGGACCGGTCCGCGGCCAAGGCCGCCGTGGCGACGCTGCGGCCGACCGGATTCACACCGGTCGGCCTCGCACTGCGCTCCGCCGCACAGGACCTGGGCACCGGGGCCACCACCCGGCGGATCGTGCTGATCACCGATGGCGAGGACACCTGCGCCCCACCAGACCCGTGCGAGGTGGCCCGGGAACTGGCCGCCCAGGGCACCAGCCTGGTCGTTGACACCCTCGGCCTGGCCCCCGACGAGAAGGTCCGCCGGCAGTTGCTCTGCATCGCCAGCGCGACCGGCGGCACCTACACCGCCGCGCAGAGCGCCGAGGAGCTGACCGACCGGATCAAGCAACTCGTCGAGCGGGCCGGCGACACGCACACCCGGGCCCCGACCGTGGTCGGCGGCGCGGACGCCTGCCCTTCGGCGCCGCTGCTCGCCCCCGGCGTGTACGCCGATCGGGAGGCGTTCTCCGAGCACCGCTACTACCGGGTGCCGGTACGCCCCGGGCAGGAGCTTCGGGCGTCGGTCAGCATGGCGCTGGACCGCCCCGTGAACCGGGACTACGGGGTGCTGCTGCGGGCCACCGCAGCGGACGGTCGAGAACTGGTCCGAGGCGCGGACGCCGGCAGCGGGCGGGCCGACGTGCTCTCCGCCGGGCTGCGCTGGTCGGCCACCGCCGACGATGAGGATGCCGCGGAGGCCGAGGAGACCGCCGCAGCGGTCGTCGAACCCACCACCGTCTGCCTGGTGGTCAGCAACTCGTTCGCCCCCCGCCCCGGCACGGCAGCGACCCCGGGCATGCCGGTGGAGCTGACCATCGATGTGGTCGCCGCCGCCCCCGCACCGGACGGACCGGACCTCGGCCGGGGCTGGGTGCTGCTCGCCCTGCTCACCGTTGCCGGGCTGATCACCGGCCTGCTCGCCGGCCTGCTCACCCGCTGGTGGGTCGCCACCTGGAGGGAGAACTGA
- a CDS encoding dolichyl-phosphate-mannose--protein mannosyltransferase, translated as MTGEPSPDQEPTAPPAGRGSLPAQVRRRFATVDSQLDRVSWLATAVVVAIAAILRFVGLSSVKTKIFDETYYAKDGYGLISRGVEWNYKDNVPSYVVHPPLGKWLIGLGEWAFGYQDAESKVSVPGHLLTTSPEFGWRFSAAVVGTLSVLLLVRIGRRMFRSTVLGCAAGLLLALDGFHLVLSRAALLDIFLLFFVLAAFGALVLDRDSRRRRWARALDDGLDPSQPGRAGRPPTGWRTWPWWRLAAGVLIGCACAVKWSALYFVPVFALLVILWEVGVRRSAGVRRPWRDTLLDELPWLVLAGVLMLGTYLATWSGWLITDDGYYRLASAYPSAPLSDRPVIGPLINLFEYHRAAYGFHAQLDDAHKYQSWPWQWLLLGRPVAFHYSGDGVCGAPTCASEILLLGTPLLWWSFLPALAALAWLGLARRDWRAGAILLTVAAGLLPWFWFALDGRTMFSFYAAPVVPFLVLAVVYVMGALIAPAGGDVGEVAPLVPGDPSYERRLVGSVAAGAYVLLVGLCFAYFYPIFVGKVIPYSDWLSRMWLDGRWI; from the coding sequence GTGACCGGCGAGCCCAGCCCCGACCAGGAGCCGACGGCACCGCCCGCCGGTCGCGGCAGTCTGCCCGCCCAGGTCCGGCGGCGGTTCGCCACCGTCGACAGCCAACTGGACCGGGTCTCCTGGTTGGCCACAGCGGTGGTGGTGGCCATCGCGGCGATTCTGCGCTTCGTCGGGCTGTCCAGCGTGAAGACCAAGATCTTCGACGAGACGTACTACGCCAAGGACGGCTACGGGCTGATCAGCCGGGGCGTCGAGTGGAACTACAAGGACAACGTCCCGTCGTACGTGGTGCATCCACCGCTGGGTAAGTGGTTGATCGGCCTCGGCGAGTGGGCCTTCGGCTATCAGGACGCCGAGTCGAAGGTCTCCGTCCCCGGGCACCTGTTGACCACCTCGCCGGAGTTCGGCTGGCGGTTCTCGGCGGCCGTGGTCGGCACCCTGTCGGTCCTGCTGCTGGTCCGCATCGGTCGGCGGATGTTCCGCTCGACGGTGCTCGGCTGCGCCGCCGGCCTGCTGCTCGCCCTGGACGGCTTCCACCTGGTGCTGTCCCGCGCGGCACTGCTCGACATCTTCCTGCTCTTCTTCGTGCTGGCCGCGTTCGGCGCGTTGGTGCTCGATCGGGACTCCCGCCGCCGCCGCTGGGCGCGGGCGCTCGACGACGGGCTCGACCCGAGCCAGCCGGGGCGTGCCGGCCGACCGCCGACCGGTTGGCGCACCTGGCCGTGGTGGCGGTTGGCGGCTGGGGTGCTGATCGGCTGCGCCTGCGCGGTCAAGTGGAGCGCACTGTATTTCGTGCCGGTCTTCGCACTGCTGGTGATCCTCTGGGAGGTCGGCGTCCGCCGCTCGGCGGGGGTCCGCCGGCCCTGGCGGGACACCCTGCTCGACGAGCTGCCCTGGCTGGTGCTCGCCGGCGTGCTGATGCTGGGCACCTACCTCGCCACCTGGTCCGGCTGGCTGATCACCGACGACGGCTACTACCGGCTCGCGTCGGCCTACCCGAGCGCCCCGCTCAGCGACCGCCCGGTGATCGGCCCGTTGATCAACCTCTTCGAGTACCACCGGGCGGCGTACGGCTTCCACGCCCAGCTCGACGACGCACACAAGTACCAGTCGTGGCCGTGGCAGTGGTTGCTACTCGGCCGGCCGGTGGCCTTCCACTATTCCGGTGACGGCGTCTGCGGCGCGCCGACCTGCGCCTCCGAGATCCTGCTGCTGGGCACCCCGCTGCTCTGGTGGTCGTTCCTGCCCGCCCTGGCGGCGCTGGCCTGGCTGGGCCTGGCCCGTCGGGACTGGCGGGCCGGCGCGATCCTGCTCACCGTGGCCGCCGGGCTGCTGCCGTGGTTCTGGTTCGCCCTCGACGGCCGGACGATGTTCTCGTTCTACGCCGCCCCGGTGGTGCCCTTCCTGGTGCTCGCCGTGGTGTACGTGATGGGCGCGTTGATCGCACCCGCCGGGGGTGACGTGGGTGAGGTGGCGCCGCTGGTGCCCGGTGACCCGAGTTACGAACGCCGGCTGGTGGGCAGCGTCGCGGCCGGGGCGTACGTGCTGCTGGTCGGGCTCTGCTTCGCGTACTTCTATCCGATCTTCGTCGGCAAGGTGATCCCGTACTCGGACTGGCTGTCCCGGATGTGGCTCGACGGTCGGTGGATATAA
- the rsmI gene encoding 16S rRNA (cytidine(1402)-2'-O)-methyltransferase has protein sequence MSEVGRLILLGAPLGNPADASARFREVLVSADVVAAEDTRRLTRLARDLDITVGGRIVSYFEGNEERRTPELVEVILGGYVVALVTDGGMPSVSDPGYRLVRAALEVGAPITVAPGPSAVTTALAVSGLPCDRFCFEGFLPRAPGARRSRLRALAAEERTLVFFEAPHRIGAALTDLADTFGADRPAALCRELTKTYEEVLRRPLGELARWAAEGDPRGEITLVVAGAPVTAPERPDDETLRAAVAEREAAGRSRRDAITDVATEYALRRRDVYTIVHS, from the coding sequence ATGTCCGAAGTTGGGCGCCTGATCCTGCTCGGTGCCCCGCTCGGCAACCCCGCCGACGCCTCGGCCCGATTCCGGGAGGTGCTGGTGAGCGCCGACGTGGTCGCGGCCGAGGACACTCGCCGACTCACCCGGCTGGCCCGCGATCTCGACATCACCGTCGGAGGTCGGATCGTCTCCTACTTCGAGGGCAACGAGGAGCGGCGCACGCCGGAGCTGGTCGAGGTCATCCTCGGCGGGTACGTGGTGGCACTTGTCACCGACGGCGGGATGCCGAGCGTCTCCGACCCCGGCTACCGGCTGGTCCGGGCCGCGTTGGAGGTCGGGGCGCCGATCACCGTCGCCCCCGGGCCGAGTGCCGTCACCACCGCACTGGCTGTCTCCGGCCTGCCCTGCGACCGGTTCTGCTTCGAGGGCTTCCTGCCCCGCGCCCCCGGCGCCCGTCGGTCCCGGCTGCGCGCGCTCGCCGCCGAGGAGCGAACCCTCGTCTTCTTCGAGGCCCCGCACCGGATCGGCGCGGCGCTCACCGACCTGGCCGACACGTTCGGTGCGGACCGGCCGGCCGCGCTCTGCCGCGAGCTCACGAAGACCTACGAGGAGGTGCTCCGCCGCCCCCTCGGCGAGCTGGCCCGGTGGGCAGCCGAGGGGGACCCGCGCGGAGAGATCACCCTCGTCGTGGCCGGCGCACCGGTGACCGCCCCGGAACGCCCCGACGACGAGACCCTTCGCGCGGCGGTCGCCGAGCGCGAGGCCGCCGGCCGGTCCCGCCGGGACGCCATCACCGACGTCGCCACCGAGTACGCGCTGCGCCGCCGGGACGTCTACACGATCGTGCACAGCTGA